A genome region from Acidimicrobiales bacterium includes the following:
- a CDS encoding FAD-linked oxidase C-terminal domain-containing protein encodes DLWWKGRKSAFGAVARVAPDYYLHDTVVPRTRLAEILTRVYEIADRHGVGVMNVFHAGDGNLHPLFLFDRRRPGEMDRVKRAGDELIEMCIAAGGVLSGEHGIGLEKRDHMPLLFGPADLAAQDALRSAFDPVRLFNPDKVLPSGSRCGDLQSVPAGAWV; translated from the coding sequence GCGACCTGTGGTGGAAGGGGCGCAAGTCGGCCTTCGGGGCGGTGGCGCGGGTGGCGCCCGACTACTACCTCCACGACACCGTGGTGCCCCGCACCCGCCTCGCCGAGATCCTCACCCGCGTGTACGAGATCGCCGACCGCCACGGCGTCGGGGTCATGAACGTGTTCCACGCCGGGGACGGCAACCTCCACCCCCTGTTCCTGTTCGACCGGCGCCGGCCCGGGGAGATGGACCGGGTGAAGCGGGCGGGGGACGAGCTGATCGAGATGTGCATCGCCGCCGGGGGGGTGCTGTCGGGGGAGCACGGCATCGGCCTGGAGAAGCGTGACCACATGCCGCTGCTGTTCGGCCCCGCCGACCTGGCGGCCCAGGACGCCCTCCGGAGCGCCTTCGACCCGGTCCGGCTGTTCAACCCGGACAAGGTCCTCCCGTCCGGCTCCCGGTGCGGGGA